A region from the Dromaius novaehollandiae isolate bDroNov1 chromosome 28, bDroNov1.hap1, whole genome shotgun sequence genome encodes:
- the TAC3 gene encoding tachykinin-3 — protein MRSCLVLAVLLSLALQLLHGPGAAAAPWPGHGLPAKRGSGPDPPPAALLRRAPGSPGAAYAALLQRLRAAEAGAAAPAAPRKRDMHDFFVGLMGRRTAEPGTPAEGHRAAPGDAEPPLRAR, from the exons ATGAGGAGCTGCCTGGTGCTGGCCGTGCTGCTCTCCCTGGCGCTGCAGCTGCTccacggccccggcgccgcggctgccCCGTGGCCCGGCCACGGGCTCCCCGCCAAG AGGGGCTCTGGCCCCGACCCGCCGCCCGCGGCTCTGCTCCGAagagcccccggcagccccggggccgcctaCGCCGCCCTGCTCCAGCGCCTGCGAGCGGCCGAGGCCG GTGCTGCAGCGCCCGCGGCTCCGCGGAAGC GGGACATGCACGACTTCTTCGTGGGGCTCATGGGGAGGCGGACGGCGGAGCCCG GGACCCCCGCGGAGGGGCACCGGGCCGCCCCCGGGGACGCCgagccgccgctccgcgcgcgctgA